The Primulina huaijiensis isolate GDHJ02 chromosome 6, ASM1229523v2, whole genome shotgun sequence genomic sequence GCCTTCAGGGATCAACAGAATGCTTTTGGTGTTGCACGAGTACTTCGGAACTCCGACGGGAACTTAATACTTGCTTTTGGGCGTCGAATTGAGAAACCACTATTTGTGGTACATGCGGAACTTATAGCTTTAAAGATGGATTTAGATAAGTTGAGGGAAAGGGGCTTCTCCAACGTCCAAGTTTTCTCTGACTCTCAGATGGTCGTACAAACAGTCATGGAACCATCGCTAGATTTTGGTTATATTGGCTCTTGTGCTCAGGAGATAAAAAATATGGTCGTGGAACAAAGAGTTTTTAACCTCAAGCACATGCGACACTCGGCTAATATTGTTGCACACACTTTAGCACAATTTGTTTTTCCTTCTCCTACACCTTTCTGTTGGGTAAATGGAGATTTTTCTTCTTGGTTGGTTAATATTGTATCCATGAATGATTATCCTTAATAAAAGTGATACGAGTTTTCcagtaaaaaaattaactatatatattactaaaatgtttaaattttaatataagtcACATGTAGCTCAGTGGATAGAATTTTTGCTTTCTAAACATTAAGTTGTTGGTTCAATTCCTACttagtttttttgtttttccgttctttttcatatttattttttaaattcatatatgaAAATTGCAATATAGTCCCtgattatttcttataattatattttgatattcatttaaatataaactaaataaattatagtaCAAGTAGGCAACACGTATATCGgtgtattaattattatttaagtgCTAGGTTTTCCGACTACAAAAATTCATTgccaataaaataaattttttttataaaaaacgcaaataaaaaataatataatgtatTTGTTGGTTACATTTATATATAGATAGGTATGGATATTCAACCACCACCAACGAAAGTTCCAACCGTTTCCATGGCCATCTGCTTCTCCTATGCTTCACTTCCGACCCTCAAAAAGTGCAGCTTCACCAAATCAACTCCACGAATCCTCCCAAAGAAGAAACAGCTTCTCATAAGCTGCCAGTCTGGGAGTGATCCCGATGAGGTATTTGGTACACCTTATGTTAAGACAATCGCCAAATTTCATCTAAATATGTTGGTGGTTTATATTTTTCGCATTGCTGAAATTTACTGGTTGTAGGGTTATTTGTTGGATGCTCCAGCTTCAGTGGGAGATGGGTTTTCCTTTAGTGGAGGTTACCAGTTCTTATCCATGGagattttctttgttttgacaATTATTTATGGGTTAATCTGTAAAATGAAGTTTACTTTGTTTGGGACAGGTAAATATTCAGATGAACCAAGTCCTGCTGACCAATGGTTTGAGCAAGGGAAGATTGTACGTTTCTTGATCTTCTCTTTGTTCCTTCAATGTATATGAAGGAATGCTACGTTCTGTGTTATTTAAGTTTTAACATCTGATTGTAAGTGTATATGAAGGAATGCTACGTTCTGTGTTATTTAAGTTTTAACATCTGAttgtaagtctcttgtgagccAAGATTGTTTTGCCTTTTTTGATCGGTCCAAGATTGTTTTGCTTGAAGTGAAATGAGGTCAATATTTCTTTAAAatgattcctttttttttttttggttcctTCACCAGAAATCCTGGATCAAAAAGTACTAAAACTATCTTTTCTTATATTTGAAATCCGAGTATTTTGATGATTTGAGCTTATACTCTTTCGGTAATTGCGATTTTTCATTCGTGAAGGTAAAAGCGCATTCAGTTGCTGGTGGCAGTGGGGAGAAAGCCAAAGAACCGATTTTCGGACTTGCTTTGGCTAGTTCTTCACAGACCTCATCTGATTTGTTCAGGTAATTGGTGTAAAGGATTGTTACAGATTTTGAAGGTGGCGACAGAGTTACCAGTTGTGATTTCAGATATTGAGGATGCATTATTTGCAGGGATTACCAATTGAAACATACTCATTTTGGTTAATAGATGGTTTTATGTTGAAAGCGGAAGCCCTAGCAATCCTCCAATTGTTTTAATACACGGTTTCCCATCACAGGTCAGAATGTAAGATCTTTCAGTAGCAACAACTATTCTTTTATGGTTTTAAAAGTATATTTCGAAAAATGTGAATATTTCTTGGAGTTTTAGGGAAGTATGGCTGTGCTGTAAGATAATAAAGCTTAGGATAAATCATCGACTCTGTCAAAATACGGGACTCTGTTTGATCTTTTGAATGATGCTGGGTGGGTCTTTGATTCTTCtccaaaataatttataagCTACTGAAATAATACTATTTTGAAGATTTCAAGTTCATTCCCTTGATATTTTTTCAAGCACCCTACATTGACTTGTAATCTACCTCATCAGTAACTTACAAGCTAAGTACGTCATATGCAAAGAAACTTAAGCGAGTGCTGTCTTAATATCCAAATGGGACTTGCTAAATTTGGCTTTTTTTACGCTGAAAAACAGGGCTATTGATTTCATTCAGATCCAAATGAGACTTGCTAAACATATAGACAAGTTTGATTGGTACTTCGCAATGACCTTGAGTTAGGTGCTGAATATGATGAAATATGAAGGAAAGGACCAATATGCTAAATGGTTAGATTGTTCGCCAGTCCAGTCAAGGTTAATGAAAAGTAGTAAAATATGAATAGCGTACTTCCGTGCTCGATGTGAGTTCGTGATTAGTCCAAGGACTAAATAACAATTCAAGACACATGTATCACTTTGAAAGATGTTAATTATCGAAAAAATTTCTTGCATTTTTTTCCAGTATAAATTTCAATGGTTTATCAGATAATTAACTACTGTCCACTATCTAACATGAGCAGTAgggaaatatttttcattatgaaTTGCTGTAACGAGAATAGAGCAATAATGCTGTTCCATTTTCTTTATTAGGCATATTCCTATCGCAATGTTCTACCTATACTCTCAAAGACTAACCGTGCTATTGCTTTTGATTGGCTAGGTAAGATTTATCCACTATCGTTGATTACTCTTATAGTTACCTCACGGTTGTGGTCAGACCGAAGGATCTCGTTATATATTTAAAGTTCTTTTTTGTTCCATTGATCCATAAATGAAACATATAAACCTTTCATGGAAATAAAGTTATGCGGAGAAAAATTTTCTGTGCCTGAGTAAATTGCTGGTATTCATGATTAAAGATTAGGACTTTTGACTGGGtttgaatttttcttctaattctATAATGACATCTTGTTCGTGGTTTGATGTACTCATAATCCCTATGTTGCATTCTCTGTCATTTGGTGGTTTAAACTAACATTGTGAAGTTCTGTTTCCTAAGGGTTTGGATTTTCAGATAAACCTCAACCAAAATATGGCTTTGACTACACTTTGGATGGTATGATCGAAAGTACTTAACCTGCATAATAGTATATGATGTTGTTATGCCAATTTTGTGGAAAAAGAAGAATATTTTCAATGCCCGAAATTGTCATCTGATTTTCAGAATATGTGGCATCGTTAGAGTCTGTTATCGATGAATTCTCGAAAGATAAGGTTACCCTTGTTGTCCAGGTACATacgttttaattattttcaataaatcaaagttttcctGCCTCGTGGCATGAGATGGTGAAAAATAATTTCGGTTTATGATATTCTCTAAAGGGATATTTCTCTCCGGTTGT encodes the following:
- the LOC140979412 gene encoding uncharacterized protein — translated: MDIQPPPTKVPTVSMAICFSYASLPTLKKCSFTKSTPRILPKKKQLLISCQSGSDPDEGYLLDAPASVGDGFSFSGGKYSDEPSPADQWFEQGKIVKAHSVAGGSGEKAKEPIFGLALASSSQTSSDLFRWFYVESGSPSNPPIVLIHGFPSQAYSYRNVLPILSKTNRAIAFDWLGFGFSDKPQPKYGFDYTLDEYVASLESVIDEFSKDKVTLVVQGYFSPVVVRYASNHQEKLDNVILLNPPLTAKHAELPSTLAIFSNFLLGEIFSQDPLRASDKALTSCGPYKIKEEVAMVYRRPYLTSGSAGFALNAISRSMKKELKGCVEEMRKILMGTNWKVETTICWGQRDRWLSYDGVEDFCNESKHRLITLPTAGHHVQEDCSEEVGNIIAGIVSTRART